The following coding sequences are from one Gossypium raimondii isolate GPD5lz chromosome 4, ASM2569854v1, whole genome shotgun sequence window:
- the LOC105780123 gene encoding uncharacterized protein LOC105780123 encodes MGFFNYGVAGVGFILIGFWEFINSLNPTLNPNPTPSSSSLSTQIKSASISKTKEDPFSSSPSFIFVSIFSLSIFLNSVVSIFDAFSSKDRVGTVLQLQVLSLALLFLLYSALGLLNNKKGSYFWPDPVLELVLLLAFVEEFLLYYLQRKDTSGIENRYFDLLCVPIAICVVSTMLELRSNRSIYSKSVRGIGLILHGTWFVQMGFSFYSNLMVHGCSLHEKSRGNYTIKCRSHPDYHRARSIATLQFNCHLALVVVLVVGMLSLIGKRNGVAVGASGDGLRYKPLGAEIQLMGSNGGNFTLDSDDDLDSGIKEEDDLVKEKSAVVELGGNGHASHV; translated from the coding sequence atgGGATTTTTCAATTACGGCGTTGCCGGCGTTGGTTTCATCTTGATCGGGTTCTGGGAATTCATCAACTCCTTAAACCCAACCCTAAACCCGAATCcaactccatcttcttcttcactttCAACCCAGATCAAATCTGCCTCTATTTCTAAAACTAAAGAGgaccctttttcttcttcaccaTCTTTCATCTTTGTATCAATCTTTTCCCTTTCGATTTTCTTGAATTCTGTGGTTTCAATCTTTGATGCTTTCAGTTCAAAAGATCGGGTGGGGACGGTGCTCCAGTTACAAGTGCTCTCACTTGCTCTGCTCTTCTTGCTTTACTCTGCTTTGGgtcttttaaataataagaaagGTTCATACTTTTGGCCTGATCCTGTTCTTGAATTAGTTCTGCTTTTAGCTTTTGTTGAAGAATTTTTGTTGTATTACTTGCAAAGAAAGGATACAAGTGGGATTGAGAATAGATATTTTGATCTTTTATGTGTTCCCATAGCAATTTGTGTGGTTTCAACAATGTTAGAATTGAGATCTAACAGGTCCATTTACTCGAAATCGGTACGAGGTATTGGGTTGATTTTACACGGAACATGGTTTGTGCAAATGGGATTTTCATTTTACTCTAATTTGATGGTTCATGGATGTAGCTTACATGAAAAAAGTAGAGGGAATTATACTATTAAATGCAGAAGTCACCCTGATTATCATAGAGCAAGGTCTATTGCCACATTGCAATTCAATTGCCATCTTGCTTTGGTTGTGGTTCTGGTTGTTGGGATGTTATCGCTTATTGGCAAAAGAAATGGTGTTGCTGTTGGTGCTTCAGGGGATGGTTTGCGGTATAAGCCATTAGGGGCTGAAATACAGCTAATGGGTAGTAATGGGGGGAATTTCACTTTGGATTCCGATGACGATCTCGACAGTGGGattaaagaagaagatgatttGGTGAAAGAGAAGTCGGCTGTTGTGGAATTGGGTGGTAATGGCCATGCTTCACATGTCTGA
- the LOC105780122 gene encoding protein NRT1/ PTR FAMILY 5.9, with amino-acid sequence MSGGGRVQGLSRSCILLIVIAGMERFAFKGVASNLVTYLTDVVQMSNSSAAKTVNSWCGFTSMLPLLVAPLADSFWDSYSTILTSSFVYVLGLGAVASTATIWTWSPPSNKSSPAFLFWSLCLISLGQGAYNPSLQAFGADQLDHDEELPSSKDDKSSNKKSLFFQWWYFGVCSGSLLGVILMSYIQDTFGWILGFAIPMFAMITSVAIFTCGNRIYAYKPDKSIDSKPFQNILQVIKVTASKLVNGRIRINLPDDKSDVGELELQEKPLCDQKFGSNGGFDGNPRNKTYLLENAKIVLRLLPIWAMLLMFAVIFQQPATFFTKQGMTMKRNIGRNFKIPPATLQSAITLSIILMMPLYDKVLIPITQIVTRNQKGITVMQRMGVGMFLSIIAMIIAAVVETKRLEISRKMSSLESETVELSIFWLLPQYVLLGISDIFTVVGMQEFFYNEVPVRMRTMGFALYTSVFGLGSFLSALMISVIEAFTSSGGRQSWFSDDMREDGLDKYYWLLALASTLSLLFYAIFSKFYTTTSELENGNCK; translated from the exons ATGTCTGGTggtggaagagttcagggactTTCCAGGTCATGTATTCTTCTTATAG tgattgctGGCATGGAGAGGTTTGCATTCAAAGGGGTGGCATCGAATTTGGTTACATATCTCACAGATGTAGTGCAAATGAGCAATTCTTCAGCAGCCAAAACAGTTAACAGTTGGTGTGGATTCACTTCAATGTTGCCACTGTTGGTGGCACCCTTGGCTGACTCTTTTTGGGATAGTTATTCAACCATTTTGACCTCATCTTTCGTCTATGTTTTG GGACTTGGAGCAGTGGCATCAACAGCAACGATATGGACATGGTCACCACCAAGCAACAAAAGCTCCCCAGCATTCCTGTTTTGGTCTCTGTGTTTGATTTCACTAGGCCAAGGTGCATATAACCCATCTTTGCAAGCCTTTGGAGCTGACCAACTGGATCATGATGAAGAATTACCCTCTAGCAAGGATGACAAAAGCTCTAACAAAAAGAGTTTATTCTTCCAATGGTGGTATTTTGGTGTTTGTAGTGGCAGCCTCTTAGGTGTCATACTTATGTCCTACATCCAAGACACCTTTGGTTGGATACTTGGATTTGCCATCCCCATGTTTGCAATGATTACATCAGTTGCAATTTTCACATGTGGTAACCGAATCTATGCATATAAACCAGATAAAAGCATTGACAGTAAGCCATTTCAGAACATACTTCAAGTAATCAAAGTGACTGCATCAAAGCTTGTCAATGGCAGAATCAGAATCAACTTACCAGATGACAAGTCTGATGTAGGGGAGCTTGA GCTTCAAGAGAAACCACTTTGTGATCAAAAGTTTGGCAGCAATGGTGGTTTCGATGGGAATCCCAGAAACAAAACTTACCTGCTTGAAAACGCTAAAATAGTACTCAGGCTTTTGCCAATATGGGCAATGCTTCTGATGTTTGCTGTAATTTTCCAACAACCTGCAACCTTTTTTACGAAACAAGGCATGACAATGAAGAGGAACATCGGTAGGAACTTCAAGATCCCACCAGCAACACTACAAAGTGCAATTACGTTATCTATAATACTAATGATGCCATTATATGACAAAGTTTTGATCCCAATCACCCAAATTGTTACCCGCAATCAAAAAGGTATTACCGTAATGCAGAGGATGGGAGTCGGCATGTTTCTATCCATCATTGCTATGATCATAGCTGCAGTTGTCGAAACAAAGAGGCTCGAGATCAGCAGGAAGATGAGTTCCCTAGAATCAGAAACAGTAGAACTAAGCATCTTTTGGTTGCTTCCTCAATATGTTCTTCTAGGAATTTCAGACATTTTCACAGTTGTAGGGATGCAAGAGTTCTTCTACAATGAAGTACCTGTTAGGATGCGAACGATGGGGTTTGCACTGTACACAAGTGTTTTCGGGCTCGGAAGTTTCCTGAGTGCCTTGATGATTTCAGTCATTGAAGCCTTCACAAGTTCAGGAGGAAGACAAAGTTGGTTCTCTGATGACATGAGGGAAGACGGACTCGACAAGTACTACTGGCTTTTAGCCTTAGCAAGTACTTTGAGTTTACTGTTCTATGCAATTTTCTCCAAGTTCTATACAACGACAAGTGAACTCGAAAATGGAAACTGTAAATAA